The Synchiropus splendidus isolate RoL2022-P1 chromosome 1, RoL_Sspl_1.0, whole genome shotgun sequence genome includes a window with the following:
- the ntmt2 gene encoding N-terminal Xaa-Pro-Lys N-methyltransferase 2 has translation MELSEEEDAGAQAANFEYMGAHQAFRDRWKETDDSMCRHSMSFHLHHTLRSEFFASYLYLLEKIPLVKLFPVTCEYIKGEKQFYYRAQQFYEDVPASEEGMMGDFVEISNVDLEASRQFLQRFVGPGKAGTHCALDCGCGIGRVTKGVLLPVFEKMEMADMMEHFLLHAHEEYLGDDADRIETYYCYNLQEFTPPKNKYDVVWMQWVACHLTDKDLLNFLIRCKKSLRPNGVIILKDNMARQGCKLDPIDSSISRHLDIMRCIIGKAGLEILAIERQEGFPEIIMPVWMIAMK, from the exons ATGGAGCtgtcggaggaggaggacgcgGGCGCTCAGGCGGCCAACTTCGAGTACATGGGCGCGCACCAGGCCTTCAGGGACCGCTGGAAGGAGACGGACGACAGCATGTGCCGCCACAGCATGTCCTTCCACCTGCACCACACGCTGAGGAGCGAGTTCTTCGCCAGCTACCTCTACCTGCTGGAGAAGATCCCTCTGG TCAAGCTGTTCCCGGTCACCTGCGAGTACATCAAGGGAGAGAAGCAGTTCTACTACCGAGCGCAGCAGTTCTACGAGGACGTTCCCGCCTCCGAGGAGGGCATGATGGGAGACTTTGTGGAGATCTCCAACGTGGACCTGGAGGCCTCCCGGCAATTCCTGCAGAGGTTTGTG GGACCCGGGAAGGCCGGCACCCACTGCGCCCTGGACTGCGGCTGCGGGATCGGCCGGGTCACCAAGGGCGTGCTGCTGCCCGTCTTCGAGAAGATGGAGATGGCAGACATGATGGAGCACTTCCTGCTGCACGCCCACGAGGAGTACCTGGGCGACGACGCCGACCGCATCGAGACCTACTACTGCTACAACCTGCAGGAGTTCACGCCGCCCAAGAACAAATACGACGTGGTCTGGATGCAGTGGGTGGCCT GTCACCTGACCGACAAGGACCTGCTGAACTTCCTGATTCGCTGCAAAAAGAGTCTGCGTCCGAATGGCGTCATCATCCTGAAGGACAACATGGCGCGCCAGGGCTGCAAGCTGGACCCCATCGACAGCAGCATCAGCCGCCACCTGGACATCATGAGGTGCATCATCGGCAAGGCCGGGCTGGAGATCCTCGCCATCGAGAGGCAGGAGGGCTTCCCCGAGATCATCATGCCGGTCTGGATGATCGCCATGAAGTAG